A genomic region of Carassius carassius chromosome 13, fCarCar2.1, whole genome shotgun sequence contains the following coding sequences:
- the LOC132156345 gene encoding troponin I, slow skeletal muscle-like: MDELEQEKVNRDEEKVKYLSDKLPPLQITSLSMEELQKLCRQLHAKIDVVDEERYDFEAKVNKNNRDIHELKLKVQDLGGKFKKPALRKVRVSADEMMRALLGSKHKGSMDLRANLKSVKKEDIKQEKVISTEVGDWRKNVEAMSGMEGRKKMFDAAGGGQ, encoded by the exons ATGGATGAGTTGGAACAGGAGAAGGTCAATCGTGATGAGGAGAAGGTGAAATATCTGAGTGATAAGCTTCCACCTCTTCAGATCACCAGCCTTTCAATGGAGGAGTTACAG AAACTATGTCGACAACTCCATGCCAAAATCGATGTAGTGGATGAGGAGAGATACGACTTTGAGGCTAAAGTGAATAAAAACAACAGAGAT atCCATGAGCTGAAGCTGAAGGTGCAAGATTTAGGAGGGAAGTTTAAGAAACCTGCCCTGAGGAAGGTGCGTGTGTCTGCGGATGAGATGATGAGAGCGCTGCTGGGCTCCAAACACAAGGGCTCCATGGATCTCAGAGCCAACCTCAAATCTGTGAAGAAAGAAGACATTAAACAAGAGAAG GTTATATCGACGGAGGTGGGCGACTGGCGTAAGAACGTCGAGGCCATGTCTGGTATGGAGGGCAGGAAGAAGATGTTTGATGCTGCTGGAGGAGGACAGTAA